In Chloroflexia bacterium SDU3-3, one DNA window encodes the following:
- the rbfA gene encoding 30S ribosome-binding factor RbfA: MSKRTQQVGDEIQRILSEAIQYELRDPRVGFATVMNVEMSADLQHAKVFISVMAEPAEQKETMAALEHAKGFLRRAVAQGLRHMRSVPDLHFHLDTSLAYTQRIDELLHEIKQEDKGDQDKGGEQK; this comes from the coding sequence ATGAGCAAACGAACCCAACAGGTCGGCGATGAGATCCAGCGCATCCTGAGCGAGGCCATCCAGTACGAGCTGCGCGACCCGCGCGTGGGCTTCGCCACCGTGATGAACGTGGAGATGAGCGCCGATCTTCAGCACGCCAAGGTCTTCATCTCGGTGATGGCCGAGCCAGCCGAGCAGAAGGAGACCATGGCCGCGCTTGAGCACGCCAAGGGCTTCCTGCGCCGCGCGGTGGCCCAGGGCCTGCGCCACATGCGCTCGGTGCCCGATCTGCATTTCCACCTCGACACCTCGCTGGCCTACACCCAGCGCATCGACGAGCTGCTGCACGAGATCAAGCAGGAAGACAAGGGCGACCAGGACAAGGGCGGCGAGCAGAAGTAG